In Gossypium arboreum isolate Shixiya-1 chromosome 3, ASM2569848v2, whole genome shotgun sequence, the sequence ACGGAATACCGATCTTGTTCGTCGCCGAATCATGAGTTCCCGGCCATACAATCTTGTTTATATGAACTTTATCAACCCCAAGTCCGGCCATCCAATTCTTCCTATCCGCCGGCCGGTAATCACTTCCGGGATACGTTTCACCGCAGTTTTCATTGAGATCACAAAGGGTTTTCTTTTCAGCCTTGATATTCTTACGCCTTTCAACTTGTTTTGAGAACAAAGAACCCATTTTTTTGATGAAAAaactcactttttttttttgaaactgttttaagttaaagttttaatttttatggGGTTGAATATATAGCATTGTAACGAACACACAGAGTGTGATACTCATAATAGTGTTTGTattttagataataataataaaaaaaccgacagcttttttttttcaacgtttctaagtaaaaataaaataaaatttgctgTAAATGTTtggtttttaaagaaaaatagaaaaagctgTCTTTGGGGTTTGGTAGGGTTGGCTTTGAGTTTTCAATTTGCATAATTGATGGagatttttgatcaatttttaaTGGATTATGCCTGTAAGATGCTTACAAATGTGTGGTTTTCCAACAACAATGTATAattttttggttggattttttttttttataattttagtctCTGTTTTGACTTTTTTTTGCAAAATATGATAAAAGGATTAATGAATTTGGcgattttttcaatttagtccttaaaattttttattcatattagttttggaatttaataaattttttcaaTATAATTTCTAAACTTGAATTCCATTAAAGTATGAGATTGTTACatcattatataaaattttaaaaatatatgtaagaTCTAAACGagataaagaaaaattaaaaattttcgaaTAATGACATGTCACAATCTCTAGATGTTACGTCAACATACTTCAATAGAATTTAAATTTAGAGGTCGAATTGAGAAAGATTGCCAAATTTTGGGACTAATGTGAATCAAAGAAAAATTCAATGACCAAGATGAGAGAAGTTATCAAATGTAGACTCGCGGGACTAaatgtttttttaataaaaaaattatataatatttaaatattttcagCTAAAGTCATAACATAATGTCACGtcatcaaaatttaataaaatttaaatttaagggtcaaattaaaaaaaatattgctAACCTTTGAAACTaatgtaaattaaataaaaatttaggaCCAAGAcgacaaaatttataaaaaaaattagggactaaatgtttttaataatttttttgctaAACCCACGTGTTAAAAAAGGATTGGTGATAAGTGGGCCCAAATGGAAGGCACTTGGCAAATTCTCATGGAAATATCCAATTTTCTTATTTGTCCATATCACCCGTTTTCGGTTCAACCACTTTGGAAAGGTAAAAAGCAACTAAAATATTAAAGGGTCAAATTTCGAATTTGGTCTCTCTAAAGTTTGGGATACTGGTTGGAATTATTAATATAGTTGTAACTTTAAAAAAACTATAAGGACTAAATCTCAAAATTTAAGTATAATATAAGGATCAAAATCGTAATTTGACCTTATAAATGCTTTTACTAATCAGAGGTTAAGCTTTAATCCGAGTCAGCTCTTCTATGATGAATGATTAGCCACAATAAGACAGATTTTTACCACTAGccaattaagtgaaaaggacctAAAGAAAGCAACAAAATGAAATGAAGTGGATAGCCATTTGGAGCTTCAAAGAAAGAGGGTCCCAATGGGTAATATTGCCTAGTTTGAATAATGTGGAGCACACAATCAATGAATATCCAGGGACCTACCATGTGCAAAGATGATCTGTATGCTAAACTTCAatgattatagaaatatcaccAATTTTCAATTTTGGTGGTTTTGTTACAatgaatttttcaatttaatatttgaattttttttttcctaattaaGTAACATGAATTTTACTTTAAGCTTTTCTTTTTGCCCCAAACTAGTACTTATATTTTTTTACTAGAACTTCTATGTTAAAAATTCATTTGGCCGCATGAGAGATGAGACCATTTGGTTTTGGTACCAAATAGAACATCAAAGTAAATGttaggtactaaattgaataCTAAAGCCAAACTCAAGTAACAAATTGAATATCAAAACCAAGCTCAAATACCAAATCGAATATTGAGCTTTTTGTTTTGTCTCAACTAAGCACTATGTTTTTTACTAGAACACGTGTCAAACATTCATTTTTTACTAGAGTACATGATGCCATTTGATTTGAGTACTAAATTAAAcattgaaactaaactcaaatatcaaattaaatactGAGCTTTTTGTTATGTCTCAATTAAGTACTTACTTTTTTACTAGAGCATGTGTCAAACATTCATTTGGCCACGTGATACCGTTTGATCTAAAACCAAAATAAACACTGAAACCAAACttaagtaccaaattgaatacTGAAGCCAAACTCAGataccaaataatatattaaccctAAAATTAATCAAGAGATCAACAGAATATACCAGGCTTACACAAGTTCTCAAGAGCCAATGCTGCAGTTAAACTCATATTTACATTACAATGAGCCAAACACATTTACagcaagaaatgaaaaaaaaaagccaaaagtatcatggaggcccTTATATTAGGAGTCGACTTGCATTTTGCCCCCTCTACTAAAAACTGGGAACATTAGTACCTATACGTTAGATCTAAGAGCAAACTAATCATTCTGTTAAAAATCCCATTAATTTCTACAATTAAAAACTGATCCTTATACCTCACCATGAGATACAAGTGGCACGTTATATGTCACTGTCTGGTTATTCTATCAACCATGTcaatttttaacagaaatgatCAATTTTCTCTTTGATTTAACATATAAAGACTAATTTGCCTTTTTTTTAGTagagggggcaaaatgcaataTGACTTCTTAGTACAGGAGCCCCCATGGTACTCTTACCCAAAAAACCAGATGCATGGACACATCATAGGACAATGAAGCATGACGAAAGATAAACACATCAAAATTCACCAATTTTTATTCAATAAAACACTTGAATGGAAACAAAGTGCCTACAAGTAAGCATAATATATGAATTCAGTGAACGAAGTCTGAAACTATTGGAGCAAAACCTCAAAACCTCAAAGATCATATATGAATTTGAAAGATTCAACTCTACAGAAACTAAACACAGTTAAAATTGCCTCCGAGACCAGAAGGGTGAAGGGAAATAAAAATgatacaacaaaaaaaaaaaaaatcgaatcCAGCAAAGATGAAAATGGCTAACATATATTTTCAAATTCAAGCAATGAAACATCTTCATCTATTTGACCAGCTAACTGGTCCAAAGCTAAGTATATTGCTTCTTTCAATGGGTGCAAACTATCTGATACAGTGAAAGCATGCACTTTATTTTCAAGTTCTATCCAACTCAGAGCTACTTCTTTCCTAACTTGTCTCTTACTCATAAGGTGTCTTACCTTCTCAACCGATTCCCATTTCCTGAGTGTGCCGTATATACTCGAGAGCAATACATATGCTGCTGAAGATTGCGGCTCTAACTCGATGAGTTGCTCAGCTGCTTTTTTCCCCAATTCTATGTTTCCATGGATTCTTGAAACGCCGAGTAGTGCATTCCAAACTCGTTTATCAGGATTACATGGCATATTCTCAAGATGGTTCATCAACATGTCAAATTGACCAGCTCGACCTAAGAGATCGATTAAACATGCGTAATGCTGTTGATCAGGTGCTATGTCATGGTCAGAAGACATGGATTTGAAATACCTAAGCCCTTCGGCAACAAGACCAGAGTGGCTACACGCGTTGATAATAACAACAAATGTTGTCCTATCTGGCTTTACTCCTTGTTTTACCATGTCATTGAACATTTTCATTGCCTCTTCACCGTGTCCATGCTGTGCCAATGCGGAAATCATCGTGTTCCACAATACGGGATCTTGCTTATTACTCGTGAGACAAAAAATCAGTTTGCTAACTTTAAGGCTGCCGCATTTTGAGTACATATCGATGAGAGAACTGATGACTATCGTGTTCGGCATAAAATTAGTTCGAATCAAACAAGCATGTATTTGTTTACCATGTGTAAGTGAAGCTACACTAGCACAAGCACAAAGGCAATTACTAAAGGTAAACTGATCAGGTCTAACTCGAGACACCATCATCCTTGTGAACAATTCAAGTGCCGTATCCCCCATACCATTTCTAACATAACCCGAAATCAAAGCCGTCCAAGAAACTGGATTTTTCTCAGGCATCTTATCGAACAAATCATTTGCTGATTCCATATCTCCCCATTGAGCAAACCCCGAAACCAAAGTCGTCCAAACAATAATATCTCTCACTTTCATCTCATCAAACAACTTCCTAGCCTCCCCCATCATCCCACATTTCACATAAGCATCAACAACAGAGCTCGAAATCACCAAATTGGACAAAAACCCAGAAACGAAAACCTGATTATGAACCTGCCTAGTAAGTTGCAATTCTCTAGACTTAACACAAACAGTCAAAACACCAGCAAAACTGAACTCATTGTACCCAATACACAAACCCCTTAACTCCTTATAAAACTTCGTCGCTTCCTCAAAAAACCCACTTCGTGCATAAGCAATAACCATCGTGTTCCACGAAATGACATCCCTTTCAGGCATTTGATCGAACAACTGTCTCGCAGGCCTTACCATGCCTAATTTCGCATACCCAGACAACATATTATTAAAAGAATACAAATTTCTAACACCCATATTATCGAACACTTTGCGGGCGCCAATTAAATCGCCGCAACTAGAATACATGTTGATCAAATGATTGGATAAAAAAGTACCGGGCTTTTTCAATCCGGTTAATTTTAAATGAAGGTGAAGGAATTTGCCTTCTTTGAGACACTTGGTTTTGGCGCATTGTTGTAAGAGAGAAGCAAGAGTTTGAAAAGGTAAACGAATACCCTTTCTTGTTAAGAGCTCGAGCGAATTGGTTGCTTGTGAAAGACGGGATTGGGAAGTGATATTGAGAAAGGGTTTCAGTAGACAACGAGGGTATCTGCGATTCGAACGAAATGGGGAGCGCATTGGGAAGAGAAACCATGTGAGGATTTGAAATGGGAAAAAGTGGGTTTTTCGTTCTTCTTCATGTCAGCTTAGCTCCAACGAGGCATTTCGTTGCCGGTTCGCGGTGAACGGCGTGGCTGTTGGTTTCACGGGGCAAATTTGAGGCATCTCTGGGTCCATTGGGAGATCCATGTTTTCTAGTTGTCGGACCAAACCCAAAACAAACCGGTCCGCCTCCATTTGGttcattaattttcaaaaaagttactgaaatatattaatttttaaaattaaaataaactaatattaaattattaacaaGTTCACATTTTGGTCACTTAAAAAAGTTacgaaattattattaaattagtcaaaaaaatttattcaagCCATTAAATTATTCGAAACTTTTTATTTAACGCACTgggttattaatttttttcttttttaaaatctaTCTAGTAAGCTCAAAGTAATGATTCAACAATCTGTACAGTTGATCAATACCATCAATAAGTAGAATAACATATCTTAAGTCCAAGTTGATTTGACGGTCAATAACGAGGATCAAAGAAAAAACTATTTGAATTTTGGTTCGCAGATTTGTGACGTTTAAAtatgtttcatgaaaaaaattgaACTATATGAAAGAAGGAGAAGAAAAGCTTTCGATTGGTGCAAGTAGTACAAATAGAAAAGGCTATAAAACAACGATTTTAATAGcccaataaaatttcaaataattcagtaaacattttgtaacttttgaatttgaataactaaatcataaatttactaataatttagtgataTTACTTCAAATTATgtccaattttaaaatttaagagtaataaaaagataaattataaattaaaacaaTAGATCTAACACTAGAACatataaatatgaaattataCAATCGAACTTAATCGGATAagaaatttttttccaaattccCATTTTTTATCCATTTACATTACATCTACCCGAACTTTTATTTGCAACCAAGAACAGAGTGTACGGCCCAAAATGGTCCCCTAAATCTTGTACTCTCTTTGGCCCCCTAATTTCATGTTATGATCCACCTCTctcattttcatgcaaaaattcagggaccaattttttttttctttgtagcATTAAAAAAAACCAGGTAACTTGtctatatatacatatgtgtatgtatgtaatATTTGCATGTGGTTCAATCttgggtgttttttttttttttttaatgttttgggTGATTTGTACATTTGATCAAGATGTTTGTTAAAATGCTTCTTTGGTGAAAATGTTGGTTTTTTGAAGCGAAATGGAAAATGGGGTTGGAATGGTTGATGATGGTTCGTTAATGGTAGACAACAAGGTTGTGGAACACGACACAGGTGTGGCCACGGTTCAGACGAGTTCGAGTTATGAAGGTAGGGAATTCGCTGATTCTTTAGAGCAGGTGGTGAAACGGGAGGCCAAGGAGGAGAGCGTCGATGAGACCGGTGAAAAGCTTCAGTCGATTAGAGTTAAGTTCTTGCGGCTTGCACGTAGGCTCAGGCTAACTCCGCATAATGTTGTTGTTGCACAAGTTTTGTACAGGCTAGACTTAGCCGAGCAACTACGGGGTAGAAACGGAGGTCGTGTTAGTGAGTTCAGCTTTGATCGTGCAAGCACTTTGGCGGAACGGCTCGAGGCAGATGGGAATGAAGAACTTGATTTCTCTTGTACGATTATGATAATCGGGAAAACGGGAGTTGGTAAAAGTGCTACTATTAATTCGATTTTCGATGAATTAAGTTTGGTACTGATGCGTTCCAGATAGGTACGAAGAAGGTTCAAGATGTGGTTGGTATGGTACATGGGATTAAGGTACGAGTGATTGACACACCAGGGCTTTTGCCTTCACGGTCTGACCAACGTCGGAATGAGAAAATTCTTCTTGAGGTCAAGTATTTTGTTAAGAAAACGCCACCGGATATTGTGTTGTACATTGATAGGTTGGATATGCAAACTGGGGATATTGACGACGATAGGCCTCTATTACGAACCGTAACTGAGACTTTTGGACCACCTATATGGTTTAATGCAATTGTGGTTCTGACTCATGCAGCTTATGCTCCACCTGATGGCTTGAATGGTAATGCGTCGAGTTACGACATGTTTGTTGCTCAACGTTCTTATGTCGTCCAGCAGGCTATTCGTCAAGCAGCCGGGGATATGCAATTGATGAACCCAGTCTCGTTAGCCGAGAATCATTCTGCTTGTAGAACAAACAGGGCAGGCCAACGAGTGTTGCCGAATGGTCAAGTTTGGAAACCTCATTTGTTGTTGCTTTCCTTTGCATCTAAGATCTTAGCCGAAGCAAACTCGGTTTTGAAGTTGCAAGAAACTCCTTCGGGAAAGACTCGAACACGACCACCTCCTTTCGTGTCTGCTTCAATCAGGACATCAAGTTAAGCTGCCGGACGAGGACAATTGCGATGATGACTTGGTTGAATCCTTAGACTCTGAAGATGAATCCGAATACGACGAGTTACCGCCTTTCGTTCGGTTGACTAAAGCACAATTAGCAAAGCTTACTAAAGCTCAAAAGAAAACATATTCTGATGAGCTAGAATATAGGGAAATGTTTTTTATGAAAAAGCAGTTTAAAGATGAGAAAACCAGGTAGAATATAGGGAAATGTTTTTTATGAAAAAGCAGTTTAAAGATGAGAAAACCAGGCGAAAAACGATGAAAAAAACTGCCGATGAAGCCAACTATATGCTGAGTGATGAAAACACAGAAGGAAGTACCGGTGCGTCTTCAGTTCCGGTTCCCATGCCAGATTTACCATTACCTGCATCTTTCACTTCCGATAATCCGACTCATCGATATCGTTACCTTGACTCCACCAACCCATGGCTCGTAAGACCCGTTCTAGACACTCAGGGTTGGGACCATGATGTTGGTTACGAAGGTATCAACGTCGAAAGATCATTCATGGTGAAACACAAATACCCCGTTTCATTTTCCGGACAAATCACGAAAGACAAAAAGGACACCAACATCCAAACCGAACTAGCCAGTTCATTAAAGCACGGTTCCGGTAAAGCAACTTCATTAGCCTTCGATATGCAAACGGTTGGAAACGACATTTACTGCACATTATGCGGCGAGACAAGGTTTATTAATTTCTTCAACAACAAGGCAATAACTGGACTCTCAATTACACTCTTAGACGACGTGTTAGCAGCCGGATTGAAAGTCGAAGACAAAATGATCGTGAATAAACGGTTCTGTGTCGTAATGACCGGGGGTGCTATGACTGCTCACGGCGATATCGCATACGGTGGCAGCTTAGAAGCACAATGGAAGGATAAAGATTACCTTCTAAATAACTCATTGTCTACACTTGGGGTATCTATAATGGATTGGCATGGTGATCATGTCATTAGATGCAATGTACAGTCACATGTTCGGATCGGACGGTCTACGAACGTAATAGCTCAGGCCGATCTGAATAATCGAGGCACCGGACAAGTGAGTATACGAATAAGCAGCTCGGAACAGATTCAGCTAGCTTTGGTTGCtttgtttccattgatgaaaaaGCTAATCGGTTATCCCCAACGAATGTTGTATGGACCATTATAAAAATGGTTAAAATTTGTCATAAGTCCTTGTAATTTTTGAAGATTTGGAATTTAGTCCTATACtattatttttaggaatttagtccctctaattttcaaatttcaaaattcaagtgaAACTATGTGCATTTTTTATCCTTAATGTCCATTTTGTGGTTAATGTCCAATGTTCAAGGTTCACGGCTATCCTTTCTAACAATGTCAGTTTAAATTTAAAGGTGAAACTATATGCATTTTTTAATGATGTGAAGCAATATTTAACCTCTAAACTTGAAAACTATTTCACATTCATCCTAaacctttttttttgtttatattaATCCCGAAacttgtaaatttttcctaatttAGATTTCATTAAGGTATGATTATGGGGCACGTTGTGATTATGACACATCATCATTTgaatttttgtattttaaaattttcaagtgatCATGTGATAAAATCTTAAAATGTTAAGTCATTATACTTTCATTGAATTTAAATTAAaggaccaaattttaaaaaagaattatcaaatttcaaaattaatgtaacaaaaaaagtaaaaacgaaatttaaaaaattaccaaattcaAAACCTCAATCTTTGCTTTTACTTTTTCTTAATTCCCGGAGAGTTTCTTGGAAAGTTATCATAATTTAGTCTTTTGAGGGATAAAAGTACTGTAGCAGtccttttattatattttaaattacattttaatccctTTATTGAAGAAATAAacgtattaaattttttatattagatGAACGAGCAAAATAATTTATCCGTTAAACTACGTCATTAGATGCTTATTTTGATGTGTACACATAatgcataataataaatttaatccttaacTTTTATACTTTCATCTAATTTGATCTTTTTTAAAGCAAATTGATTCTTAACCTTTCATTATTAACTGACTTTATTAATCTTATTATGATTTTTATATCACATCGCTAAAAATTTCAAAAccctaaataaaatttataattttcaaaattacgaGGAGctcttttataaattttagaatctataatttttttaaattttaaatttttaaattaatttaattttatatgaaacataaaatgaaattatatgacGCCGATAAAAACATCAAATCGAATAAATATATAAGAATTGAaggttaataaaaaaaaaaaaggtcagaACACAATCCGACAATAATACTTTTATGATTTGGAAGAAAAGGAGTGATAATATTGTCTCTAATTatgaaatataataaaacaaaacatgtcTTGTCTCTAATTatgaaatataataaatgtttatatatatatatatgtttgatgggtaaactataaaatagtcatttttatttgcctcagattacattttagttacttatgtttgaaatgttacgttttagtcacttacgttatcgttttgttacgaagtgatcactctatcGTTAAACTCCGTTACTTTCCTAATAGTAGTCCTACATGACAGtctaaatgggttttaaatgtcaACTAGGATATCTAGTTGTTGGAatgaaaataggtttttaattaaataaatttaatttagacTGTCACGTAGGACattcaagttggcatttaaaacctatTTGGACTGCCGCGTAGGACCGCTATTAGGGAAGTAATGGAGTTCAACGGTAGAGTGATCAtttgtaacaaaacgataacgtgactagaacataacatttcaaacataagtgactaaaatataatttgagataaacaaaagtgactatttttgtagtttacccataTTTGATACAAAAGTCCATAATTAGGTTGTCCAATTAGGTCTTTCTACTTTAATTTAACActatttagtcccatttttactaaaatattatcTGTAGGTCCAAATTGATAACACTATTAACTTATGCCATTAAAGTGATgatgtgattttttttttactgTCATCCGATTATATAGAGTTATATGAAAATCCAATCAATTACGTTTAATCACTAATAAATTTACACGTTAATCGAATACTTAAGGTtgtttaaaacaaaacaaaactcaTGTTATCACTTGAATTGTAATAATTAACGGTGTTATAAATTTGaacatattattaattttaattatctaattaattatGTAATCCGCATGCTTTATGAAAATTGAGAAATCAATCCCTTTATCTTAATTTAACAGAAATTAGTCCTCATGCTTTATAAAAATCAAGAAGTTAATGTAATTTGATAAACACGATTAAAACTTTTTATTAAAAAGCTAACCTAATAATCAGCAATTAATACgtaaattcaacaatttatatATATGCAAAAAAATCAATCATTCAAATTCTTATGTTTGCCCAATTTTCCTAAAATGCGAGATAAATTAAATAGAGATTGGCTTCTCAATTTATGTAAAGTAAAAgatgaaattcaaaattaaacctAACATTATAAAAGACGGAgatcaaattatgtcaaattaaagagatcaaattttaaatttcaatataataaAAGGACTAAAACCGTAATTAGACGGTAGCCATAACAAGTGCATAATAGAGTATATAAATTACACTAATATAGTATCTTATTAAGTAAAATAAGCAAATCCATCATTAAAAAGACCCAGTAATTAATGTTAATCCACGTGCTATAATCGAGCCGTTATACTATAAATCAAATTGCATGTTGCCCCtactattaaataaaatgacAAATTATTCACTGAATGGTAAATCAAAGAACAAATtaacatttttgttaaaaatttcattctttTGTATTATTAAAAATTGTCGTGCCTTTTAGAACCCGACAATGATATATGACGTGGCACGTATATCTTATGCTAATATATAGAgattagattttaataataaaaatagataaaattttttaataaaaagactAGTTTATTTTTGATCTAATATATAaagattaataattttttagtagAAGACTCAAAATAGAATTCGACTATTAGTACAGGGATCTCTATGTAAATTTTACCTAATGAACGATGGTAACATTATAAGCAACTATAGCATCACCGACCTCATTATACCAATGAGTTTTCGCCACCGCATACCCACGTGCCAGCCGGAAAACGCCGGTTCCACCGACGATAGGCATTTCCCGAACCGGACTCAAAGCCGAGTTCTTACCGATAATACTTATTGAGCTA encodes:
- the LOC108474815 gene encoding pentatricopeptide repeat-containing protein At2g21090; translation: MRSPFRSNRRYPRCLLKPFLNITSQSRLSQATNSLELLTRKGIRLPFQTLASLLQQCAKTKCLKEGKFLHLHLKLTGLKKPGTFLSNHLINMYSSCGDLIGARKVFDNMGVRNLYSFNNMLSGYAKLGMVRPARQLFDQMPERDVISWNTMVIAYARSGFFEEATKFYKELRGLCIGYNEFSFAGVLTVCVKSRELQLTRQVHNQVFVSGFLSNLVISSSVVDAYVKCGMMGEARKLFDEMKVRDIIVWTTLVSGFAQWGDMESANDLFDKMPEKNPVSWTALISGYVRNGMGDTALELFTRMMVSRVRPDQFTFSNCLCACASVASLTHGKQIHACLIRTNFMPNTIVISSLIDMYSKCGSLKVSKLIFCLTSNKQDPVLWNTMISALAQHGHGEEAMKMFNDMVKQGVKPDRTTFVVIINACSHSGLVAEGLRYFKSMSSDHDIAPDQQHYACLIDLLGRAGQFDMLMNHLENMPCNPDKRVWNALLGVSRIHGNIELGKKAAEQLIELEPQSSAAYVLLSSIYGTLRKWESVEKVRHLMSKRQVRKEVALSWIELENKVHAFTVSDSLHPLKEAIYLALDQLAGQIDEDVSLLEFENIC
- the LOC108474946 gene encoding LOW QUALITY PROTEIN: translocase of chloroplast 120, chloroplastic-like (The sequence of the model RefSeq protein was modified relative to this genomic sequence to represent the inferred CDS: inserted 3 bases in 2 codons), which translates into the protein MENGVGMVDDGSLMVDNKVVEHDTGVATVQTSSSYEGREFADSLEQVVKREAKEESVDETGEKLQSIRVKFLRLARRLRLTPHNVVVAQVLYRLDLAEQLRGRNGGRVSEFSFDRASTLAERLEADGNEELDFSCTIMIIGKTGVGKSATINSIFDEXKFGTDAFQIGTKKVQDVVGMVHGIKVRVIDTPGLLPSRSDQRRNEKILLEVKYFVKKTPPDIVLYIDRLDMQTGDIDDDRPLLRTVTETFGPPIWFNAIVVLTHAAYAPPDGLNGNASSYDMFVAQRSYVVQQAIRQAAGDMQLMNPVSLAENHSACRTNRAGQRVLPNGQVWKPHLLLLSFASKILAEANSVLKLQETPSGKTRTRPPPXSCLLQSGHQVKLPDEDNCDDDLVESLDSEDESEYDELPPFVRLTKAQLAKLTKAQKKTYSDELEYREMFFMKKQFKDEKTRRKTMKKTADEANYMLSDENTEGSTGASSVPVPMPDLPLPASFTSDNPTHRYRYLDSTNPWLVRPVLDTQGWDHDVGYEGINVERSFMVKHKYPVSFSGQITKDKKDTNIQTELASSLKHGSGKATSLAFDMQTVGNDIYCTLCGETRFINFFNNKAITGLSITLLDDVLAAGLKVEDKMIVNKRFCVVMTGGAMTAHGDIAYGGSLEAQWKDKDYLLNNSLSTLGVSIMDWHGDHVIRCNVQSHVRIGRSTNVIAQADLNNRGTGQVSIRISSSEQIQLALVALFPLMKKLIGYPQRMLYGPL